Proteins encoded in a region of the Mycolicibacterium chitae genome:
- the thiS gene encoding sulfur carrier protein ThiS, with protein sequence MKILVNDEQVEVDEQTTVEALVDRLGFGDKGIAVAVDWAVLPRSDWHTVLSDGARVEVVTAVQGG encoded by the coding sequence ATGAAGATCCTGGTGAACGACGAACAGGTCGAGGTCGACGAGCAGACCACCGTTGAGGCACTGGTGGACCGGTTGGGCTTCGGGGACAAGGGCATCGCCGTGGCCGTGGACTGGGCGGTGTTACCCCGATCCGATTGGCACACCGTGCTTTCCGACGGCGCCCGGGTGGAAGTGGTGACGGCGGTGCAGGGTGGCTGA